In Bombus affinis isolate iyBomAffi1 chromosome 8, iyBomAffi1.2, whole genome shotgun sequence, the following proteins share a genomic window:
- the LOC126919650 gene encoding uncharacterized protein LOC126919650, translated as MMANANEELSRARNPNDNLTSEVGYVPFITMQEHLTVMRELIQTLVQKPKEEPKNLSLPRFNPEIAGSDSAAWCAVVNLYMKENPLQGSALFSALSSALEGSAAQWLTQVLVGREVTWTKFKDLFVARFGGRETATSALMKMSNEKPLKDETLGAFGIRLRSLLKARWENSTMAEVINASVLFQLASHDQRIERIALTTDIKTEDQFLSEMRAFSFAKKRSVSSS; from the coding sequence atgatggcaaatgctaacgaagaattgtctcgcgctagaaatccaaacgacaatttgacatcagaagtgggatacgtgccgtttattactatgcaagagcatttgactgtcatgcgagagttgattcagacgctagtgcaaaaaccgaaagaagaacctaaaaatttatcgcttccgcgctttaatcctgaaattgcgggttctgactcagctgcatggtgtgcagttgttaatttgtatatgaaaGAGAATCCTTTACAAGGCAGTGCGTTGTTTTCTGCTTTAAGTAGCGCACTGGAAGGATCAGCAGCACAATGGCTTACGCAAGTGCTAGTAGGTAGAGAAGTTACCTGGACAAAATTTAAAGACCTATTTGTTGCGCGTTTTGGTGGTAGAGAAACAGCAACTTCGGCGTTAATGAAAATGTCCAACGAAAAACCACTGAAGGATGAAACCTTGGGAGCATTTGGAATTCGTCTTCGCTCTCTCTTGAAAGCGAGGTGGGAAAATTCAACTATGGCTGAGGTGATCAATGCTTCTGTCCTTTTCCAATTGGCTTCGCATGATCAACGAATTGAGCGAATAGCACTTACAACTGATATCAAGACAGAGGATCAATTTCTAAGTGAAATGAGAGCATTCTCCTTTGCGAAGAAGAGGTCTGTGTCTTCGTCGTGA